Below is a window of Rhipicephalus sanguineus isolate Rsan-2018 chromosome 9, BIME_Rsan_1.4, whole genome shotgun sequence DNA.
TTGGTGCTCGGACAGCTTCtttcatgtaaaagaaattgCGCAGGTGATGACGTACAAACGCTTCCAGCTCATAACCAACTGCCTTCACCTGAATGACAATGACCTCATGCCAGATTACGGCACGAAGGACTACGATCGGTCTTACAAAGTTCGACCTTTGATGGACATGATGAACGAGAGGTTTCTGGCTAACTACACGGCATCCAGTCATCTCGCCGTCGACGAGAGCATGATACTGTTCAAAGGGCGTTCGAGCATGAAGCAGTACATGCCCATGAAGCCTAAAATCAAAAGGGGCTACAAAGTTTGGTCTCTGGCGGACTCCGAGACTGGTTATCTCCTAAAGTTCCAGCTGTACGAAGGAAAGAGCGCACACAAGCCAGATGACGTAACCTTGGGTGAACACGTTGTCCTGACCCTGACCgatggcgcagtgcctgctggCTCACAGGTAttctttgataatttttttagcTCCACAAAATTACTTCAAGTGCTTCGGGAAAAAGACATTCTTGCTTGTGGTACATTTCGTGTCAACAAGAGGGATCTACCTCAAGTAGTCAAAGAAAACAACAAGCTCGAGAGAGGGTCCTACATTTGGAGAAGAAAGGCAGAGGTGGTCGCCTACCAATGGCGAGACTCAAAGAATGTACACCTTATGTCGAACTACCATGACCCAGAAGACCGTGTGCAGGTGCAAAGAACACTCCAAAATGGCAAGAAAATGGCAGTTGAGTGCCCCTCTGTTGTGAAAGACTACAACACGTGGATGGGAGGTGTCGATAAATTCGACCAGAAGAGAAATGCCTACCCCGCAGACCGCCGATCAAAGCGCTGGTGGAGCCGCATCTTTACTTCATGTTGGATGCAGCGGTAGTGAATGCTTTTATTCAAATGAGTTTCATAGAGCCTGTGGTTTATCTGCAGTTCCGCTTGATACTCGGTCGCCAACTGGTTGCGCAAAACACCTTTCGAAGATCGAGTGTTACAATGAAAGCTCACCACAacaataaagggaaaaaaaacggaCGTGCCATGACCGGGGTGCCCGACGAGCTCCGGTTTGCCGGAAATGGCCACCATCCGAAGTTCACCGGTAAACGTCTGCGGTGCCGGTGGTGCTCCACACAGATGAAAGAAGTTCGCAGCAAATACATCTGCACAATGTGCAATGTGCCCCTTTGTGTAGCCTGTTTCGGCCCGTTTCACTGCCGCCCATGATTTGCCTGAAGTGGATGGTGGGACATACCCTGTCCCACTTTGTGAATCTGCTGGATGTGGTCTGTGGGACATAccctgtcccacttttttcttttttgtgaataGTCATTTCAATTCCTGGTTTGTTTCTTTTCGAATAAAATCACCTCAGAAAAGCATGCGTTAAAAGAAAATGTTGCCTAGTTCTTTTATTTTGCTGTGTCCAACAAAGGGGTACTAGAAGTATTGTACTAGAatacttctagtacactgtagtcgcGGCAGAGAaactggcgccggtgcgcgcgcagactccgccaccgtcgcgcgtgcagctattcgccttcgctgtgcagtcgccgtctgacactgtgctggagccgcttgataacgtctctgactggcgtttgcgggtgggtaacgccatggagaaggagagcgcaaatgctgctcaacggcgcagaagagccgagacgCTTATCTcttcggatcccgaagtagttgcctggcaactgcggttcagcgtacgaagaatgaacagaagaaggctgatagtcctagacaatctggaaaggtaagaataatcagctgaacctttgctaacgctatacgtatatcctggcatagccgagctaagccactgcaaatgctCGGAGGGGTGGGGCGTCAACAAGACaggttttttcttcttcttttttcggtAGCCGAGTGCGCCGGCGGCTCTTTGAACACGCGGTTTCTCTTTCGAGACGCGCGCGCAGCATCGTTTGCGGTTGGAACTGGACTCGGCCCGTGCTTTATttctcccgtttcggactgcacgtgtgtatggcgCAAACGGACGGGTCACtcgcgttcttactgtcacgtgactcaaCCGCCCGCGGGTCGGTCCGTCGCCTGGATAATATCATTCAGGCGATGGACCAAATCCGGATTTGCCGTGGACGCGGACAGCTAATCGTGTATTTGTCGTGGACGCGGACGACCTTTTCCTATATCTCTCTCCTcatacatcttcgtctttctctcacacttttaatctttcctgtcttctccacTCTATAGTTACTACCAATTTTCTTGGCGGCAATGGTTAAGCTTGTCTGGCTATCCTATATtggtaaaccatatttggttatagcggccatGTATAGCTGGCGTCTGCGTTTCCTTCACGTATGGTAGCGTACCCTctttgggctcggtggtgggcgacTGACATGGCTGTCGAACAAATAACCGGCACTGCGTCGGTGGCCGTCGCGGACCCAggcggtagcgtggagctgagcggcgggagtcgtaccgcaggcccagggacgtccagaacagcaggaagccgaggcagagagaccggcgttgaggaaaacttaacagatgacatcatagaggacaggatcgtcagaacgacatctggtccgatcgatccgtcccccgagcagacgctctgctgctccttaaatacgcttcatttccaagatagggaaactccttaactagaaatgtccaatcacaaacgtgcatatCTTTGAAGCTCCATAATTAGCAAACGTTCAATCACAaagtgcatgcctttggagggtccgtctcttcgacacataggtcaccgcccccaggatggcaatGCAGGGACCACTTCACTcccactctccacgtccgacccgctcggaagaaagggggggcaatgtcacttcggggaactgaaaactaaagtccctagatttttcctgaaaaatctagggactttactgaACACCTTCGACGgacaaaggcaccagcttccaccaaaacacactcgttgcaaacacgtgttccacggaggagacccggCTGAATGACTTGATTGCGGTCACCCTTGCAACATACAGCCGGCATTCCTCGCATACTGGTGAGGCCCGCGCGTAGCCGCCGccgtgcagccgaagcgcccagctGAGGGAAAGAACGGCAGGTGTACGTgacaaatccgttctccgaaatgaggggtggtccaagaagcgggaagactcgtttggggacagctggcccaggaccctcgcatctgctttgtaacagcaCCCCTGGGCTGTGCCGTCtgtaaagaacagagaccgacggcatggctgccttcttcttcccCCTTTAATGCCACACTAATCCCAATGATGATTGCCAGCGCGCGGTGCGCTaccgtcatcgtcttccattttcaacatctTCCCGCCGCGACAAAGAAGCGAAAATGAAAAGATGGCACAATACAACAAAACACTGCCGAGCCAAAGCACTGGCTGGGCGGTAGTTCGAAGTCACGTCACTTGTAACATTTTGCGCCATATTTTCGTTCGCTGGCTGCAGATAGGTCGATGCGCGATTCACTTAAAGTGCATCGCGCACTAACCACCACTTCGCGTTCGCAGATTCGTCTCGTACGCACTTTGACAATCCTTTAGTTCGGTGACGTCAATCAAACGCAGTTCGCAATAGTCCTAGTCCAATCCGTGGTCGCGCAGTCAAGTCGGAGCTGTCTGGATGTTAGCGAGAACCTTTCTTTTCCA
It encodes the following:
- the LOC125759781 gene encoding piggyBac transposable element-derived protein 4-like, producing MSGKQKRLSPEEALELYFSLPDNCNDSTDEYCESSEDEEFVLAPHESSEEDDTLPPLPGPSTSKRKGIRRKHYVGKRKKQKKSKKPSEELDDETVDNQWDSSKFVATTPTNCSALGSEKLSQRSTVLETFSLYFDDDVMKHIVDQTNLYAAQTNRAGWTALTCLELRAYIGLLILMSVNRMHHLQMYWCSDSFFHVKEIAQVMTYKRFQLITNCLHLNDNDLMPDYGTKDYDRSYKVRPLMDMMNERFLANYTASSHLAVDESMILFKGRSSMKQYMPMKPKIKRGYKVWSLADSETGYLLKFQLYEGKSAHKPDDVTLGEHVVLTLTDGAVPAGSQVFFDNFFSSTKLLQVLREKDILACGTFRVNKRDLPQVVKENNKLERGSYIWRRKAEVVAYQWRDSKNVHLMSNYHDPEDRVQVQRTLQNGKKMAVECPSVVKDYNTWMGGVDKFDQKRNAYPADRRSKRWWSRIFTSCWMQR